A window of the Penaeus monodon isolate SGIC_2016 chromosome 38, NSTDA_Pmon_1, whole genome shotgun sequence genome harbors these coding sequences:
- the LOC119596670 gene encoding pro-resilin-like, protein MYIGTFDWAVKHDYSGNHFGHHESRDGDYTQGSYYVQLPDTRLQTVKYYVDGDSGYVAEVEYEGEAQHPESEEYRVSRGRYSDSGEDSSETVVRAPSRFYGSPL, encoded by the coding sequence ATGTATATCGGTACCTTCGACTGGGCCGTGAAGCACGACTACTCCGGCAACCACTTCGGCCACCATGAGTCCCGCGACGGAGACTACACCCAAGGCTcgtactacgtgcagcttcccgacACTCGCTTGCAGACTGTCAAGTactacgtggacggcgactcTGGCTACGTGGCCGAGGTGgagtacgagggcgaggctcagcaTCCTGAGTCCGAGGAGTATCGAGTGTCTCGAGGCCGATACTCAGACTCAGGCGAAGACTCGTCCGAAACGGTCGTTCGAGCTCCCTCAAGATTTTATGGCTCACCTTTGTAA
- the LOC119596897 gene encoding pro-resilin-like encodes MNTQLVLLLALAALAASDSQPSSFYGVPQAGNQVSDDSSETSSESRHFYRHNDRSDEDSVEYGPAKYDFDWAVKHDYSGNHFGHQESRDGDYTQGSYYVQLPDTRLQTVKYYVDGDSGYVAEVEYEGEAQHPESEEYRVSRGRYSDSGEDSSETVVRAPSRFYGSPL; translated from the exons ATGAACACTCAG CTCGTTCTCCTGCTGGCTCTCGCCGCCCTTGCTGCGTCGGATTCTCAACCTTCGTCCTTCTACGGAGTCCCTCAAGCTGGAAATCaa GTATCAGATGATTCTTCCGAAACGTCATCAGAGAGTCGTCACTTCTACCGTCATAATGAT AGATCTGATGAAGATTCTGTTGAATATGGACCTGCAAAGTACGACTTCGACTGGGCCGTGAAGCACGACTACTCCGGCAACCACTTCGGCCACCAGGAGTCCCGCGACGGAGACTACACCCAAGGCTcgtactacgtgcagcttcccgacACTCGCTTGCAGACTGTCAAGTactacgtggacggcgactcTGGCTACGTGGCCGAGGTGgagtacgagggcgaggctcagcaTCCTGAGTCCGAGGAGTATCGAGTGTCTCGGGGCCGATACTCAGACTCAGGCGAGGACTCGTCCGAAACGGTCGTACGAGCTCCTTCAAGATTTTATGGCTCACCTTTGTAA
- the LOC119596671 gene encoding pro-resilin-like, which yields MENTDENYQISYILYVYLQRSDEDSVEYGPAKYDFDWAVKHDYSGNHFGHHESRDGDYTQGSYYVQLPDTRLQTVKYYVDGDSGYVAEVEYEGEAQHPESEEYRVSRGRYSAPDSSEEDSSETVVRAPSRFYGSPL from the exons ATGG AAAACACTGATGAAAATTACCAAAtctcatacattttatatgtgtatttacagaGATCTGATGAAGATTCTGTTGAATATGGACCTGCAAAGTACGACTTCGACTGGGCCGTGAAGCACGACTACTCCGGCAACCACTTCGGCCACCACGAGTCCCGCGACGGAGACTACACCCAAGGCTcgtactacgtgcagcttcccgacACTCGCTTGCAGACTGTCAAGTactacgtggacggcgactcTGGCTACGTGGCCGAGGTGgagtacgagggcgaggctcagcaTCCTGAGTCCGAGGAGTATCGCGTGTCTCGAGGCCGATACTCAGCCCCAGACTCAAGCGAAGAAGACTCGTCCGAAACGGTCGTTCGAGCTCCCTCAAGATTTTATGGCTCGCCTTTGTAA